One Lacunisphaera limnophila DNA window includes the following coding sequences:
- a CDS encoding response regulator, protein MKSLSFRWQLTLFILMICGVTLSLAFVGLYLFESRQITSEVQFRLENTRGLMVSNLVPLLEQNPEATDLQLGALGVDAQTVAAAVFTLDGKLLARYVRQGAKEFIPPPPKGVTKLFDTQRYVIWSEIASTERPLGLLYLKADKSIADDERFANLLRGSLIIFAGASFLAIAVAYRLGGRFTSPITELAQVSTAVRRTHNYAERVESTASGEIGELIESFNAMLGTIETKTTELEQARATAEGAKEQLEEANRTLEARVEDRTKLLAKAVKDAEEASKAKSSFLAKMSHELRTPLNAIIGYSEILREDAVDDGDTRTAEDLDKVLNAARHLLGLINDVLDISKIEAGKMELYLENFDIAKTINEVIATAQPLIAKKGNVLALDCPPDTGSMLADATKLRQMLLNLLSNASKFTEKGTITLKVTRLPTEDAIDFAVIDTGIGMTPEQLSRLFQAFSQADASTTSKYGGTGLGLAISKQFAQMMNGDITVTSAAGVGSTFSIRLPLRVETKKPKIVNQGSPRLTRSPFPDQKRPKILVVDDDKDIRTVITEILDQSGYEVFTAASGQQGLDLAGQILPNLIVLDLMMPGMDGWTVLTKLQHKPQLADIPVIILSGASGLEMAMSLGAAAVLFKPVDANQLTAEIAAQLAPLPPAYILLVEDDNDSRTLLTRLFDGEGWNSRAAINGNAALRILKQSAPAMIVLDLKMAGMNGFELLEVITKNPVWSKIPVVIVTSMDLTSDMRDYLTPRTVGILFKGRFSRDDLVNVIRPAVQRAIAALV, encoded by the coding sequence GTGAAAAGCCTCTCGTTCCGCTGGCAGCTAACGCTCTTCATTTTGATGATTTGCGGGGTGACCCTGTCCCTCGCCTTCGTGGGCTTGTACCTGTTTGAATCCCGGCAAATCACCTCCGAGGTGCAGTTCCGGCTTGAGAACACCCGCGGCCTCATGGTCTCCAACCTGGTCCCGCTCCTCGAGCAAAACCCCGAGGCCACCGACCTGCAGCTGGGCGCCCTCGGCGTCGATGCCCAGACCGTCGCCGCCGCCGTCTTCACCCTCGATGGCAAACTCCTCGCCCGCTACGTCCGCCAAGGCGCCAAGGAATTCATCCCGCCCCCGCCCAAGGGCGTGACCAAGCTCTTCGATACCCAGCGCTACGTCATCTGGAGCGAGATCGCCTCCACCGAACGCCCCCTCGGCCTGCTCTACCTCAAGGCCGACAAGAGCATCGCCGACGACGAGCGCTTCGCCAACCTCCTCCGCGGCTCGCTCATCATCTTCGCCGGCGCCTCCTTCCTCGCCATCGCCGTCGCCTACCGCCTCGGCGGCCGCTTCACCTCGCCCATCACCGAGCTCGCCCAGGTCTCCACCGCGGTCCGCCGCACCCACAACTACGCCGAGCGCGTCGAAAGCACCGCCAGCGGCGAGATCGGCGAACTCATCGAGTCCTTCAACGCGATGCTCGGCACCATCGAGACCAAGACCACCGAGCTCGAGCAGGCCCGCGCCACCGCCGAGGGCGCCAAGGAACAGCTCGAGGAGGCCAACCGCACCCTCGAGGCCCGCGTCGAGGACCGCACCAAGCTCCTCGCCAAGGCCGTCAAGGACGCCGAGGAGGCCAGCAAGGCCAAGTCCAGCTTCCTCGCCAAGATGAGCCACGAGCTCCGCACCCCGCTCAACGCCATCATCGGCTACAGCGAAATCCTCCGCGAAGACGCCGTCGACGACGGCGACACCCGCACCGCCGAGGATCTCGACAAGGTCCTCAACGCCGCCCGCCACCTCCTCGGCCTCATCAACGACGTGCTCGACATCTCCAAGATCGAGGCCGGCAAGATGGAGCTCTACCTCGAGAACTTCGACATCGCCAAGACGATCAACGAGGTCATCGCCACCGCCCAGCCCCTCATCGCCAAGAAGGGCAACGTCCTCGCCCTTGATTGCCCGCCCGACACCGGCTCGATGCTCGCCGACGCCACCAAGCTGCGCCAGATGCTCCTCAACCTCCTGAGCAACGCCAGCAAGTTCACCGAAAAGGGCACCATCACCCTCAAGGTCACCCGCCTCCCCACCGAGGACGCCATCGACTTCGCCGTGATCGACACCGGCATCGGCATGACCCCCGAGCAGCTGTCCCGCCTCTTCCAAGCCTTCAGCCAGGCTGACGCCTCCACCACCAGCAAGTACGGCGGCACTGGCCTCGGCCTCGCCATCTCCAAGCAGTTCGCCCAGATGATGAATGGCGACATCACCGTCACCAGCGCCGCCGGCGTCGGCTCCACCTTCTCCATCCGCCTGCCCCTCCGCGTCGAGACCAAGAAGCCCAAGATCGTCAACCAGGGCAGCCCCCGCCTTACCCGCTCCCCCTTCCCCGACCAGAAGCGCCCCAAGATCCTCGTCGTCGACGATGACAAGGACATCCGCACCGTCATCACCGAGATCCTCGACCAGAGTGGCTACGAAGTCTTCACCGCCGCGTCCGGCCAGCAGGGCCTCGACCTCGCCGGTCAGATCCTCCCCAACCTCATCGTCCTCGACCTCATGATGCCCGGCATGGACGGCTGGACCGTGCTCACCAAGCTCCAGCACAAGCCGCAGCTCGCCGACATCCCCGTCATCATCCTCAGCGGCGCCAGCGGCCTCGAGATGGCCATGTCCCTCGGCGCCGCCGCCGTGCTCTTCAAGCCGGTCGACGCCAACCAGCTCACCGCCGAGATCGCCGCGCAGCTCGCCCCGCTCCCGCCCGCCTATATCCTCCTCGTCGAAGACGACAACGACTCCCGCACCCTCCTCACCCGCCTCTTCGACGGCGAGGGCTGGAACTCCCGAGCCGCCATCAACGGCAACGCCGCCCTCCGCATCCTCAAGCAGTCCGCCCCCGCCATGATCGTGCTCGACCTGAAGATGGCCGGCATGAACGGCTTCGAGCTGCTCGAGGTCATCACCAAGAACCCCGTGTGGAGCAAAATCCCCGTCGTGATCGTCACGTCCATGGATCTCACCTCCGACATGCGCGACTACCTCACCCCGCGCACCGTCGGCATCCTCTTCAAGGGCCGCTTCAGCCGCGATGACCTCGTCAACGTCATCCGCCCCGCCGTGCAACGGGCGATTGCCGCCCTCGTCTGA
- a CDS encoding response regulator, which produces MPKILLVEDNEMNRDMLTRRLEKRGYAVSVAVDGGEGVAKAAAEVPDLILMDMSLPVLDGWDATKQIKANPALAGIPIIALTAHAMESDRQKALGAGCDDFDTKPVELPRLLMKIEELLKKFPPKA; this is translated from the coding sequence ATGCCCAAGATCCTCCTCGTCGAAGACAACGAAATGAACCGCGACATGCTCACCCGCCGCCTCGAGAAGCGCGGGTACGCCGTCTCCGTCGCGGTCGATGGCGGCGAGGGCGTCGCCAAGGCCGCCGCCGAGGTTCCCGACCTCATCCTCATGGACATGTCCCTCCCCGTCCTCGACGGCTGGGATGCCACCAAGCAAATCAAGGCCAACCCCGCCCTCGCCGGCATTCCCATCATCGCACTCACCGCGCATGCCATGGAAAGCGACCGCCAGAAGGCCCTCGGCGCCGGCTGCGACGATTTCGACACCAAACCCGTCGAGCTGCCCCGCCTCCTCATGAAGATCGAGGAGCTGCTGAAAAAGTTCCCGCCCAAGGCATGA
- a CDS encoding adenylate/guanylate cyclase domain-containing protein: MNVPDPTPAAAPLPPATLTPLLKALRTRDHEGLSKLRHALRTPLNQIIGYSELLMENAEEGGTTTLLPELKRIHSGGGELLALINDALAGWKIEAGKVDFAALRDNLRTPLTGVISFTTQSIEKARTAGQVSIAKDLEKILRAAQNLLALAENSDPADLTEHGTGSASPLAEDPASALVSLGSPLLGAPTVTPQDFGISTSPLPTARILCVDDDEMNRDMLIRRLDKLGYDVTEAVNGREALAKLKDRAFDLVLLDILMPDLDGFQTLEFMKADPRLKHIPVIMLTALDDVDSTVRCIEAGAEDYVPKPFNAVVLRARITASLEKKRLRDQEQAFLAQLQVERTKSDRLLLNVLPKAIAERLKAGHRTIVDSFIDSTVVFADIVGFTRISSRQSPQRTVQLLNELFSSFDRIAEQFEVEKIKTIGDAYMMVSGIPVIRADHAEACAAAAFELLEAVRAFNRRHQVEWAVRIGMNSGPVVAGIIGTKKFAYDLWGDTVNIASRMESHGQPGQVQVSEVTKQLLEGKYDFVPMGVIEIKNSSPMPTYLLQKKPAAPAL, translated from the coding sequence ATGAACGTCCCCGACCCCACGCCGGCGGCCGCTCCCCTTCCTCCCGCCACGCTCACGCCTCTGCTCAAGGCGCTCCGGACCCGCGACCACGAGGGCCTGTCCAAGCTGCGTCACGCCCTCCGCACGCCCCTCAACCAGATCATCGGCTACAGCGAGCTCCTGATGGAGAACGCCGAGGAGGGCGGCACCACCACCCTCCTCCCCGAGCTCAAGCGCATCCACAGCGGCGGCGGCGAACTCCTCGCCCTCATCAACGACGCGCTCGCCGGCTGGAAGATCGAGGCCGGCAAGGTCGATTTCGCCGCCCTGCGCGACAACCTCCGCACCCCCCTCACCGGCGTCATCAGTTTCACCACCCAATCCATCGAGAAGGCGCGCACCGCCGGCCAGGTCAGCATCGCCAAGGATCTCGAAAAGATCCTCCGCGCCGCCCAGAACCTGCTCGCCCTCGCCGAGAACTCCGACCCCGCCGACCTCACTGAGCACGGCACCGGCTCGGCCTCCCCCCTCGCCGAGGATCCCGCCTCCGCCCTCGTCAGCCTCGGCTCCCCCCTCCTCGGCGCCCCCACCGTCACCCCTCAGGATTTCGGCATCTCCACGTCCCCGCTGCCCACCGCCCGCATCCTCTGCGTCGACGACGACGAGATGAACCGCGACATGCTCATCCGCCGCCTCGACAAGCTCGGCTACGATGTCACCGAGGCCGTCAACGGCCGCGAGGCCCTCGCCAAGCTCAAGGACCGCGCCTTCGACCTCGTCCTCCTCGATATCCTCATGCCCGACCTCGACGGCTTCCAGACGCTCGAGTTCATGAAGGCCGACCCGCGCCTCAAGCATATCCCCGTCATCATGCTCACCGCCCTCGATGACGTCGACAGCACCGTCCGCTGCATCGAGGCCGGCGCCGAGGACTACGTCCCCAAGCCCTTTAACGCCGTCGTCCTGCGCGCCCGCATCACCGCCTCGCTCGAAAAGAAGCGCCTCCGCGACCAGGAACAGGCCTTCCTGGCCCAGCTGCAGGTCGAGCGCACCAAGTCCGACCGCCTCCTCCTCAATGTCCTGCCCAAGGCCATCGCCGAGCGCCTCAAGGCCGGCCACCGCACCATCGTCGACAGCTTCATCGACTCCACCGTGGTCTTCGCCGACATCGTCGGCTTCACCCGCATTTCCTCCCGGCAGTCACCCCAGCGCACCGTCCAGCTCCTCAACGAGCTGTTCTCCAGCTTCGACCGCATCGCCGAGCAGTTCGAGGTCGAGAAGATCAAGACCATCGGCGACGCCTACATGATGGTGAGCGGCATTCCCGTCATCCGCGCCGACCACGCCGAGGCCTGCGCCGCCGCCGCCTTCGAACTGCTCGAGGCCGTCCGCGCCTTCAACCGCCGCCACCAGGTCGAATGGGCCGTCCGCATCGGCATGAACAGCGGCCCCGTCGTCGCCGGCATCATCGGCACCAAGAAATTCGCCTACGACCTCTGGGGCGACACCGTCAACATCGCCAGCCGCATGGAATCCCACGGCCAGCCCGGCCAGGTCCAGGTCTCCGAGGTCACCAAGCAGCTCCTCGAGGGCAAATACGACTTCGTCCCCATGGGCGTCATCGAGATCAAGAACTCCTCCCCGATGCCGACCTATCTCCTGCAGAAAAAGCCGGCCGCCCCCGCCCTGTAG
- a CDS encoding response regulator: protein MSLPPARILAVDDEPELTELMQYHLVRAGHQVTTAANGWEAIASIRANRPDIILLDLMLPDLDGFGVCEILRRDPSTATIPIVIVSAWSSPDSRLLGLELGALDYLTKPFSPQELVERVNRLIHARAV from the coding sequence ATGTCCCTCCCCCCCGCCCGCATCCTCGCCGTCGACGACGAACCCGAGCTCACCGAGCTCATGCAATATCACCTCGTCCGGGCGGGCCATCAAGTGACCACCGCCGCCAACGGCTGGGAGGCCATCGCCAGCATCCGCGCGAACCGGCCGGATATCATCCTGCTCGACCTCATGCTGCCCGACCTCGACGGCTTCGGCGTGTGTGAAATCCTGCGCCGCGACCCCTCCACGGCCACCATTCCGATCGTGATCGTGTCGGCCTGGTCCTCCCCCGACTCGCGGCTCCTCGGTCTTGAGCTCGGCGCCCTCGACTACCTCACCAAGCCTTTCAGCCCCCAGGAACTCGTCGAGCGCGTCAACCGCCTCATCCACGCCCGCGCCGTCTAA
- a CDS encoding energy transducer TonB: MTIERYKIPALIAAGLHGALFFGMTETVARPIIVKSPPGAVWNPPPGPEEPPAVPPSDTEESDPGTASAGVKPLPRAPEVVRPLTRDEPFRVPVASTPVAIDRVKDLGGHRGLPEGNGDGPEGWRGSIPDVHKLDRVPRAVVQRAPAYPEAARRAGINGRVTVQFVVDQEGSVVRAEAVEWTDPSFVDAAVRAVLGWRFQPGTQLGRKVSFRMAVPIEFNAAR, encoded by the coding sequence ATGACCATCGAACGCTACAAAATCCCAGCACTGATCGCAGCGGGCCTGCATGGCGCGCTTTTCTTCGGCATGACCGAAACCGTGGCACGGCCGATCATCGTCAAATCACCGCCGGGGGCTGTCTGGAATCCGCCTCCGGGCCCCGAGGAACCGCCGGCGGTCCCGCCCTCGGATACGGAGGAGAGCGACCCGGGGACCGCCTCGGCGGGAGTGAAACCGCTGCCCCGTGCGCCGGAAGTGGTGCGGCCGCTCACGCGCGACGAGCCGTTCCGGGTCCCGGTGGCGAGCACCCCGGTCGCGATCGACCGCGTGAAGGATCTCGGCGGGCACCGCGGGTTGCCTGAAGGGAACGGGGATGGGCCGGAGGGCTGGAGGGGGAGCATCCCGGATGTGCACAAGCTCGACCGGGTTCCCCGGGCGGTCGTGCAGCGCGCCCCGGCCTATCCGGAGGCGGCGCGGCGCGCCGGAATCAACGGCCGGGTCACGGTCCAGTTTGTGGTGGATCAGGAGGGGAGCGTGGTCAGGGCCGAGGCGGTGGAGTGGACGGATCCGAGCTTTGTGGATGCGGCGGTGCGAGCCGTGCTGGGTTGGCGGTTTCAGCCGGGCACGCAGTTGGGGCGCAAGGTGAGTTTCCGGATGGCGGTGCCGATTGAGTTCAACGCGGCACGGTGA
- a CDS encoding PaaI family thioesterase, producing the protein MNAPSLQERYAPLSACFGCGPANPSGLRLRSFVQGDTVIATWQPADRYQAFPGLLNGGIIGTLLDCHGNWTAAWHLMTINGLTQPLCTVTADYAIKLLRPTPLEAPVELTARIVAHTADRATVEAELHAAGKPRATCRGTFVAVRPGHPAFHQWAPA; encoded by the coding sequence ATGAACGCCCCCAGCCTCCAGGAACGGTACGCCCCGCTCAGCGCCTGCTTCGGGTGCGGGCCCGCCAACCCCTCCGGCCTCCGCCTGCGCAGCTTTGTCCAAGGCGACACCGTCATCGCCACCTGGCAGCCCGCCGACCGCTACCAGGCCTTTCCGGGCCTGCTCAACGGCGGTATTATCGGCACCCTCCTCGATTGCCACGGCAACTGGACCGCCGCCTGGCACCTCATGACCATCAACGGCCTCACCCAGCCCCTCTGCACGGTGACGGCCGACTATGCGATCAAGCTCCTGCGCCCCACCCCCCTCGAGGCGCCCGTCGAACTGACCGCCCGCATCGTCGCCCACACCGCCGACCGGGCCACCGTCGAGGCCGAGTTGCATGCCGCCGGCAAACCCCGCGCCACCTGCCGCGGTACCTTCGTCGCCGTGCGCCCGGGCCACCCCGCCTTCCATCAGTGGGCACCGGCCTGA
- a CDS encoding exosortase/archaeosortase family protein, producing the protein MTDANQAEAKTEPGPRVPGNFLAALGLAGGFMAFVAWDQSHWWERKEDYSFGWLVPLFTAYMVYDRWAMITARVREAAGAAPGPRWARWTLNVAAGTGLVLGALFFLLGAFYRAGAGTSQPGTFALTLGMVGIVLPLIFFNAGGGDNPGPARGDAGPPARGIAELGREPRFRVAVLFLFPVLVWLISAPLVSAIESQISLFLLRKVVTVVAFSFDLLGYPLEQQGNVLMLPKGPVGVADACSGIRSLTACLFAGSFLGAAFFTEFWKKAVLVGASMGFAFLMNLGRSLFLTGWAYAHGPEAISGTVHDVAGYAVLGLTCAGLLVLVPLLNLRVERAGAGT; encoded by the coding sequence ATGACGGACGCGAACCAAGCCGAAGCCAAAACCGAACCCGGTCCGCGGGTGCCGGGAAATTTCCTGGCCGCGCTCGGGTTGGCGGGTGGGTTCATGGCGTTCGTGGCGTGGGACCAGTCGCACTGGTGGGAGCGGAAGGAGGATTATTCGTTTGGGTGGCTGGTACCGTTGTTCACGGCCTACATGGTGTATGACCGGTGGGCGATGATCACGGCGCGGGTGCGGGAGGCGGCGGGGGCGGCCCCGGGGCCGCGGTGGGCGCGGTGGACGTTGAACGTTGCGGCCGGCACGGGCCTGGTGCTGGGCGCGTTGTTCTTTCTGCTCGGGGCGTTTTATCGCGCGGGAGCGGGGACCTCGCAGCCGGGGACGTTTGCGCTGACGCTGGGCATGGTGGGGATCGTGCTGCCGTTGATTTTTTTCAATGCGGGCGGGGGCGATAATCCGGGTCCGGCCCGCGGGGATGCGGGTCCTCCAGCCCGGGGCATCGCGGAGCTGGGGCGGGAGCCGCGGTTCCGGGTGGCGGTCTTGTTTTTATTTCCGGTGCTGGTGTGGCTGATCTCGGCGCCGCTGGTGTCGGCGATCGAGTCCCAGATCAGCCTATTCCTGTTGCGGAAGGTCGTGACGGTGGTGGCGTTCAGTTTCGACCTGTTGGGCTATCCGCTGGAGCAGCAGGGCAACGTGTTGATGCTGCCGAAGGGACCGGTGGGGGTGGCGGATGCGTGCTCGGGGATCCGGTCGCTGACGGCGTGTTTGTTTGCGGGGTCGTTCCTCGGGGCGGCGTTCTTCACGGAGTTTTGGAAGAAGGCGGTGCTGGTCGGGGCCTCGATGGGGTTCGCGTTCCTGATGAATCTCGGGCGCAGTCTTTTCCTCACGGGCTGGGCTTACGCGCATGGGCCCGAGGCCATCAGCGGGACGGTGCACGATGTGGCCGGTTATGCGGTGTTGGGCCTGACCTGTGCGGGGCTGCTGGTGCTGGTGCCGCTGCTCAACCTGCGGGTGGAGCGGGCGGGGGCGGGGACTTGA
- a CDS encoding HIT family protein, whose translation MDHLHAYWRMEYIEAPRLPEGANPFAALPLLGNDAEALIIHRRPLSYLILNRYPYNPGHLLAIPFRAATDLTELTPAERADLMDTIIFAKEILQAAVNPNAFNIGFNLGAAAGGSIPHLHAHIVPRWNGDTNFMPVIGQTRVLPQSLEAMYNRLKDTADKLTARI comes from the coding sequence ATGGACCACCTGCACGCCTACTGGCGCATGGAATACATCGAGGCCCCCCGCCTGCCCGAGGGCGCCAATCCCTTCGCCGCCCTCCCGCTCCTGGGCAACGACGCCGAGGCTCTCATCATCCACCGCCGCCCGCTGTCCTACCTGATCCTGAACCGCTACCCCTACAATCCGGGCCATCTCCTCGCCATCCCCTTCCGCGCCGCCACCGATCTCACGGAACTCACCCCCGCCGAGCGCGCCGACCTGATGGACACCATCATCTTCGCCAAGGAAATCCTGCAGGCCGCCGTCAACCCCAACGCCTTCAACATCGGCTTCAACCTCGGCGCCGCCGCCGGCGGCAGCATCCCCCATCTCCACGCCCACATCGTCCCCCGCTGGAACGGCGACACCAACTTCATGCCCGTCATCGGCCAGACCCGCGTCCTCCCCCAATCGCTCGAGGCCATGTATAACCGCCTCAAGGACACCGCGGACAAGCTCACCGCCAGGATTTGA
- a CDS encoding DUF4442 domain-containing protein, whose amino-acid sequence MKATDLALNRALGILDAPAGADHLLEMPFTPLVQNHLGTMHAAAQFALAEAASAECLQRHFGATLGPVFAVMRGVEVGYRRPATGDLLAYGQPDASTLTGLIDTLRHRGRTKAVILIDLKDRTGTLTFHGQFEWFISLAPPTPP is encoded by the coding sequence TTGAAAGCCACCGACCTCGCCTTGAACCGGGCCCTCGGCATCCTCGACGCACCCGCCGGGGCGGACCATCTGCTGGAAATGCCCTTCACGCCGCTGGTGCAAAACCACCTCGGCACCATGCACGCCGCCGCCCAATTCGCCCTCGCCGAGGCGGCCAGTGCCGAGTGCCTGCAACGCCATTTCGGCGCCACGCTCGGCCCGGTCTTCGCCGTCATGCGCGGGGTCGAGGTCGGCTACCGCCGCCCCGCCACCGGGGACCTCCTCGCCTACGGCCAGCCCGATGCCTCCACCCTCACCGGCCTGATCGACACCCTCCGCCACCGCGGCCGCACCAAGGCCGTGATCCTGATTGATCTCAAGGACCGCACCGGCACGCTGACCTTTCATGGTCAATTCGAGTGGTTCATCTCCCTGGCTCCCCCAACTCCGCCCTGA
- a CDS encoding DUF2238 domain-containing protein, whose translation MDRRLAWFVGLLLPVLLWSAVGPHDRFTWFLEVVPVLIGMPLALVVRRRFPLSSLLLGLLWVHSVILIVGGHYTYARVPLGEWAMEWFGWTRNNYDKLGHFAQGFVPAILVREILVRLSPLGGCAVAGVADPGPASARPATVRSGWLGFLVVSVCLAFSAFYELLEWWVAAASGAAAEDFLGTQGYVWDTQSDMAWALGGAIVAVGLLGRLHDRSMANLLRRDR comes from the coding sequence ATGGATCGCCGACTTGCCTGGTTTGTTGGGTTGTTGCTTCCGGTGCTGCTGTGGTCGGCCGTCGGGCCGCACGACCGGTTCACGTGGTTCCTGGAAGTGGTGCCGGTGTTGATCGGCATGCCGCTGGCCCTCGTGGTGCGGCGGCGGTTTCCGTTGTCGTCGCTGCTGCTGGGGCTGCTGTGGGTGCACAGCGTGATTTTGATCGTCGGCGGGCATTACACTTATGCGCGGGTGCCGTTGGGCGAGTGGGCGATGGAGTGGTTCGGCTGGACGCGGAACAACTACGACAAGCTCGGGCATTTCGCGCAGGGGTTTGTGCCGGCGATTTTGGTGCGGGAGATTCTGGTGCGGTTATCGCCGCTGGGTGGCTGTGCTGTAGCCGGGGTCGCTGACCCCGGCCCGGCCTCAGCGAGGCCGGCTACAGTAAGAAGCGGATGGCTGGGGTTTCTGGTCGTGAGCGTGTGCCTGGCGTTCAGCGCGTTTTATGAGCTGCTGGAGTGGTGGGTCGCGGCGGCGAGCGGGGCGGCGGCAGAGGATTTTCTGGGGACGCAAGGCTACGTGTGGGACACGCAGTCGGACATGGCGTGGGCGCTGGGCGGGGCGATCGTGGCGGTGGGGTTGCTCGGCCGCTTGCATGACCGGTCGATGGCTAACCTGCTCAGGCGGGATCGCTGA